Proteins from a genomic interval of Chroococcidiopsis thermalis PCC 7203:
- a CDS encoding ABC transporter substrate-binding protein has product MNWFGLSRRQFWSWGKFFSLLSLCCLLIVSCNTSRPPAQTTTPATGGGGGGGNSRITVGTTLRPRTIDPADNYELTGTNITTSLCDRLYTYKLGTGELEPQLATALPKVSQDGLTYTIPIRTGVVFHDGTPFNAEAMAFSLNRFIKNGGKPSALLSDVVSSVAATGNDQITIKLKNSFAAFPSVLAFPGMCAVSPKAYQIGSGKFLPTKFVGTGPYQLRQFTPNLVRMDAFDKYWGAKPTNQGIDFQILSNAANLYNSFRTGAVDIAYQTFDPQQVESLKQQATSKGWQAIEEKSNTVTHMILNVKQKPLDQLEVRQAIASMIDRPLLIQRVYQNQAQPLYSMLPDTFDSYKPVFQSAYGDGNVEKAKALLAKAGYTKENPLKLQVVYPGYSLIREQIAGTLRGYAAQKLEGIIQIQPQPEESATFFANQAKGAYQAILQDWYPDFGDPDNYIQPFLSCPKGDASGCENGASQSQGSFYYSDRMNKLIAQQRQAQDPQARAKIFGEIQDAIAQDVPIIPLVQNKDYVFAQKGLQGVQIDPILKLPLWQIKKG; this is encoded by the coding sequence ATGAACTGGTTTGGTTTATCGCGCCGACAATTTTGGTCGTGGGGAAAATTCTTCAGTCTGCTGAGTCTATGCTGCTTGCTGATCGTCAGTTGTAATACTTCTCGTCCGCCAGCACAAACAACAACGCCTGCTACTGGTGGTGGTGGTGGTGGGGGTAACAGTCGCATTACTGTGGGGACAACGTTAAGACCGAGAACGATCGATCCCGCAGATAATTACGAGTTGACAGGCACTAACATTACTACTAGTTTGTGCGATCGCCTCTACACTTACAAACTAGGTACGGGAGAACTAGAACCCCAGCTAGCTACAGCTTTACCTAAAGTCAGTCAAGATGGGTTAACTTATACGATTCCCATCCGTACAGGAGTCGTTTTTCACGACGGTACGCCTTTCAACGCCGAAGCGATGGCGTTTTCCCTGAATCGGTTTATTAAAAATGGTGGTAAACCGAGTGCGTTGTTGTCAGATGTGGTGAGTTCTGTAGCGGCGACAGGAAATGACCAAATAACAATTAAATTAAAAAACTCTTTTGCGGCATTCCCTTCAGTCTTAGCTTTTCCTGGGATGTGCGCCGTCTCTCCCAAAGCCTATCAAATTGGTAGCGGCAAATTTTTACCGACAAAATTTGTTGGCACGGGACCCTATCAGTTAAGGCAGTTTACACCGAATTTGGTACGGATGGATGCATTTGATAAATATTGGGGCGCAAAACCGACAAATCAAGGTATTGACTTTCAAATTCTCTCGAATGCGGCAAATTTATACAATTCTTTCCGTACGGGTGCAGTAGATATTGCCTATCAAACCTTCGATCCGCAACAGGTAGAGAGTTTAAAACAGCAAGCAACATCAAAAGGATGGCAGGCAATTGAAGAAAAAAGCAATACTGTCACCCACATGATTTTGAACGTCAAGCAAAAGCCTTTAGACCAGTTGGAGGTGAGACAGGCGATCGCCTCTATGATAGATCGTCCCCTACTGATACAACGAGTTTACCAAAATCAGGCGCAACCACTCTACAGTATGCTGCCCGATACCTTCGACAGTTATAAACCCGTGTTTCAATCGGCTTATGGCGATGGCAATGTAGAGAAAGCAAAAGCCTTACTAGCCAAAGCGGGATACACCAAAGAGAACCCCTTGAAATTACAAGTCGTTTATCCTGGGTATTCCCTGATTCGGGAACAAATAGCTGGTACTCTGAGGGGATACGCAGCGCAGAAACTCGAAGGAATCATTCAAATCCAGCCGCAGCCAGAAGAATCAGCTACCTTTTTCGCCAACCAAGCCAAAGGAGCATATCAGGCAATTCTACAAGATTGGTATCCCGACTTTGGCGATCCCGATAACTACATTCAACCATTTTTGAGTTGTCCCAAAGGCGATGCTAGCGGTTGCGAGAATGGTGCCAGTCAAAGCCAAGGTTCGTTCTACTACAGCGATCGCATGAACAAGTTAATTGCCCAACAGCGCCAAGCACAAGACCCGCAAGCGCGGGCAAAAATCTTTGGCGAAATTCAAGATGCGATCGCCCAAGACGTGCCGATTATTCCTCTAGTTCAAAATAAAGACTACGTTTTTGCTCAAAAAGGACTTCAAGGCGTACAAATCGACCCAATTTTGAAACTTCCCTTGTGGCAGATAAAAAAAGGATAG
- a CDS encoding transposase, whose protein sequence is MTLFKNKYRIESTRLSNRDYAANGLYFITICTGDRTCFFGDIVNTQIHLSAIGQIAEKFWVEIPQHFKHTYIDAYVVMPNHVHGIIIIDKPYVVSTTCRDVACNVSTDISNDLDDCNFFTTMSMISPKSGSLSAILQSYKSAVTQWCRKNGYDNFTWQPRFYDRIIRADGSLDKIREYIVNNPTKWKEDKNNPSSLWM, encoded by the coding sequence ATGACTTTATTCAAAAATAAATATCGCATTGAATCTACACGATTATCAAATCGAGATTATGCGGCAAATGGACTATATTTCATCACGATATGTACGGGCGATCGCACCTGCTTTTTCGGCGATATAGTCAATACACAGATACATTTATCTGCGATCGGGCAAATAGCTGAGAAATTTTGGGTAGAAATTCCTCAGCATTTTAAACATACATATATTGATGCTTATGTTGTGATGCCTAATCACGTACATGGGATTATTATTATAGATAAACCATATGTTGTTTCAACAACATGTAGAGACGTTGCATGCAACGTCTCTACAGACATATCGAACGATCTTGATGATTGCAATTTTTTTACAACAATGTCAATGATTTCGCCAAAATCTGGCTCCTTGAGTGCAATTTTGCAGTCTTATAAATCTGCTGTTACTCAATGGTGTAGGAAAAATGGTTACGATAACTTTACTTGGCAACCAAGATTCTACGATCGCATCATTCGTGCAGATGGTTCTCTAGATAAAATTCGAGAATATATTGTTAATAATCCTACAAAATGGAAAGAAGACAAGAACAATCCTTCTAGTTTGTGGATGTAA
- a CDS encoding deoxycytidylate deaminase — protein MTASDDQRPTWNEYFLMLAKLAATRSTCLAFPVGAVIVKNKQVVATGYNGSPSGSAHCTAQGYCYPGLSSCDASKSLPSRAVHAEANAIAQAAKHGTSTDGASIYVTLEPCLSCLKLIISAGIKEVFYETSFNGRENAVVRDSFVTEGLVTLAQIHLSEATQEKAALFLLKPTSIARYENTYIS, from the coding sequence ATGACAGCTAGCGATGACCAAAGACCAACATGGAATGAGTACTTTTTAATGTTGGCTAAACTAGCAGCTACTCGTTCAACTTGCCTTGCTTTTCCAGTTGGCGCGGTAATTGTTAAAAACAAGCAGGTTGTAGCAACAGGTTATAACGGTTCGCCGTCTGGTTCGGCTCATTGTACTGCTCAAGGATACTGCTATCCAGGGTTGAGCAGTTGTGACGCTAGTAAGAGCCTACCATCACGGGCTGTACACGCTGAAGCAAATGCGATCGCCCAAGCTGCCAAACACGGTACATCTACTGATGGGGCGAGTATTTATGTCACCCTAGAACCTTGTCTATCTTGTTTAAAGTTAATTATTTCAGCTGGGATTAAAGAAGTTTTTTATGAAACTTCCTTTAATGGTCGAGAAAATGCTGTAGTTAGAGATTCTTTTGTCACGGAAGGATTAGTTACTTTGGCACAAATTCATTTATCTGAAGCAACACAGGAAAAAGCTGCTTTATTCCTGCTCAAGCCTACATCTATTGCTAGGTATGAAAACACTTATATTAGCTAG
- a CDS encoding AzlC family ABC transporter permease — protein sequence MHEFLKGIHRALGVGVGYFPVAMSFGALATGIGVSTPAAVTMSIWVYAGAAQFAALEGVKQDLFWVSIVLTMLLINLRHIPMSLASDRIFNSFGLGQRLFLAHGLTDEAFALDITSKPRSHFYYFGIHILCWLSWISGTWLGCQIGAKLPVQWLSFALPSLFICLLVDSIGDRLSREWIVVAIGVGLVLVTQGWGTLGFLLSIVGVTCLAVVLPKIYR from the coding sequence ATGCATGAGTTTTTGAAAGGCATTCATCGCGCCTTGGGGGTGGGAGTTGGCTATTTCCCTGTAGCGATGAGTTTTGGGGCGCTGGCAACTGGGATAGGTGTATCCACGCCAGCAGCAGTTACGATGTCTATTTGGGTTTATGCTGGTGCTGCCCAATTTGCCGCTTTGGAAGGAGTCAAGCAAGATTTATTCTGGGTAAGTATCGTGCTGACGATGCTGTTGATTAATTTGCGGCATATTCCGATGAGTCTGGCTAGCGATCGCATTTTCAACTCTTTTGGGCTAGGACAGCGATTATTCCTGGCTCACGGGCTTACAGATGAGGCTTTTGCTCTAGATATTACTAGCAAACCGCGATCGCATTTCTACTATTTCGGCATCCATATTCTATGTTGGTTGAGTTGGATCTCTGGAACTTGGTTGGGATGTCAAATCGGGGCAAAGTTACCCGTACAGTGGCTGAGTTTTGCTTTGCCGAGTTTGTTTATCTGTCTTTTAGTCGATAGTATTGGCGATCGCCTCAGTCGAGAGTGGATTGTAGTGGCGATCGGTGTTGGTTTGGTACTGGTAACTCAAGGTTGGGGAACTTTGGGTTTTTTATTGTCGATTGTAGGGGTGACTTGCTTGGCTGTAGTGTTGCCTAAAATTTATCGGTAG
- a CDS encoding YidH family protein: MKNSTNRKSEIDRQREHQANERTFLAWLRTAIALIGFGFAIARFGLFLRQLQTAVTQQPTVADRNLVSSENLGVSLVIVGIFTIALAAWRYNRVFGQIESGNYRPNRLVIWLLAVIMMALGTMSIPLILGRSAPSPPTSERDRN, from the coding sequence GGAACATCAAGCCAACGAGCGGACTTTCTTAGCTTGGTTGCGGACTGCGATCGCTTTAATTGGTTTTGGGTTTGCGATCGCTCGATTCGGTCTATTTCTGCGCCAACTTCAAACAGCCGTGACTCAACAACCTACGGTTGCCGATCGCAATTTAGTTAGCTCCGAGAATTTGGGGGTTAGCCTAGTTATAGTTGGTATCTTCACGATTGCCTTAGCAGCTTGGCGATATAACCGAGTTTTTGGGCAAATTGAAAGCGGTAACTATCGCCCCAACCGTTTAGTAATTTGGCTTTTGGCAGTCATTATGATGGCTCTGGGAACTATGAGTATTCCGCTAATTCTGGGTCGTTCTGCACCATCTCCACCTACATCTGAGCGCGATCGAAATTGA
- a CDS encoding sulfate/molybdate ABC transporter ATP-binding protein, which produces MGIVVENVTKQFGSFIAVENVSLEIESGSLVALLGPSGSGKSTLLRLIAGLEMPDSGKILLTGKDATNQSVQDRNIGFVFQHYALFKHMTVRQNVAFGMEIRKATKGKVKGRVEELLELVQLKGLGDRYPSQLSGGQRQRVALARALAVEPKVLLLDEPFGALDAKVRKDLRAWLRRLHDEVHVTTVFVTHDQEEAMEVADEIVVMNKGKVEQVGTPAQIYDRPATAFVMSFIGPVNVLPSTAKIFQGSGFDSAHPEIFLRPQDVAIETEPNATSVPARVSRIIHLGWEIQAELTLDDGQVVMAHLTRDRFDQLQLEPQQKVYVKPKEAKSFPLYYSI; this is translated from the coding sequence ATGGGTATTGTTGTAGAAAACGTCACGAAACAGTTCGGCAGTTTTATCGCTGTCGAAAACGTCAGTTTAGAGATTGAAAGTGGTTCATTAGTCGCTTTGTTGGGTCCGTCAGGATCGGGTAAGTCTACGCTTTTACGTCTGATTGCGGGGTTGGAGATGCCGGATAGCGGTAAAATCTTGCTGACGGGTAAAGATGCGACCAATCAGAGCGTACAGGATCGGAATATTGGGTTTGTATTTCAGCACTACGCTTTGTTCAAACACATGACGGTACGCCAAAACGTCGCCTTTGGGATGGAAATTCGCAAAGCCACCAAAGGGAAAGTTAAAGGGCGGGTAGAAGAATTATTAGAGTTAGTACAATTAAAAGGATTGGGCGATCGCTATCCTTCGCAACTTTCAGGCGGACAGAGACAAAGAGTCGCCCTGGCGCGGGCGCTAGCGGTAGAACCAAAAGTTTTGTTACTAGACGAACCCTTCGGGGCGCTAGATGCCAAAGTGCGGAAAGATTTACGCGCCTGGTTGCGCCGCCTCCACGATGAAGTCCACGTTACGACAGTATTTGTCACCCACGACCAAGAAGAGGCGATGGAAGTTGCCGACGAAATTGTCGTGATGAATAAAGGTAAAGTCGAACAGGTAGGAACGCCAGCCCAAATTTACGATCGTCCCGCTACAGCATTCGTGATGAGTTTCATCGGTCCTGTGAACGTGTTACCGAGTACGGCGAAAATATTTCAGGGTAGCGGGTTTGATTCTGCCCATCCAGAAATCTTCTTACGTCCCCAAGATGTGGCGATCGAGACAGAACCTAACGCTACGAGTGTCCCTGCAAGAGTCAGTCGGATTATTCATCTGGGCTGGGAAATTCAGGCAGAGTTAACTTTAGACGACGGACAAGTCGTCATGGCGCACTTAACACGCGATCGCTTCGACCAGCTGCAACTCGAACCGCAGCAAAAGGTTTATGTCAAACCCAAAGAAGCGAAATCTTTTCCGCTATACTATTCGATTTAA
- the psb34 gene encoding photosystem II assembly protein Psb34, which produces MYTTINEDGIINNYATEPEMYYSEYPSPEQQSRYAFQGAIAGVFVMAIVLVALVAS; this is translated from the coding sequence ATGTACACAACTATCAACGAAGACGGTATCATCAACAACTACGCCACTGAGCCAGAAATGTATTATTCTGAATACCCATCCCCAGAACAGCAGAGTCGCTATGCTTTTCAGGGTGCGATCGCTGGTGTATTTGTCATGGCTATAGTATTAGTTGCTCTAGTTGCTAGCTAA
- a CDS encoding thymidylate synthase — MTVTDSTKQYHYRPSHKPNQLLYGTGQVAVVTGWTVKQAIAKHLQQSEYAVIGQLYSPTRGINLLIRNLLANPHVRFLVVLNATKEDRNSGGTKCLLDFFEHGFAAGSSDTGKHCWMIRSSISGYIDMEVDAFALEQLRQNLVVKEVFSITEAVEQTRNFVAVTQQQEIQPWGVPLEFPIESVVPTVLPGTRYGHRIEGKTIAETWVKIIHRIKTTGTIRPTGYDGQWQELIDLMAIVTDEPEGFYFPEPNYLPCDRAFIQEYLSQILDDQPYREGVKYTYGQRLRSHFGRDQVEQVIQKLIGEIDAASAVMTLWDVKDHEKGGSPCLNHIWVRVVEQEISLTATLRSNDMFSAWAANAMGLRALQQHIRDEIAARSSYDLRMGPLITMSQSAHIYDDTWENVDRLIKQQYAVISKQLDYNDPCGNFLIEVTDGEIVVTQTTPGNGEVVACYSGKNPLKLLREICAASPSIRPDHSGYLGMELQKASECLKTGKLYNQDGK, encoded by the coding sequence GTGACAGTCACCGATTCTACAAAACAGTACCATTACAGACCTTCGCATAAACCAAACCAGCTATTATATGGCACTGGACAAGTTGCAGTAGTGACTGGTTGGACTGTCAAACAGGCGATCGCCAAGCATTTGCAACAGAGCGAATATGCAGTCATCGGACAGTTATACTCGCCAACGCGGGGAATTAACTTGCTGATCCGCAATTTACTCGCCAATCCTCACGTTCGTTTCTTAGTTGTTCTCAACGCTACTAAAGAAGATAGAAACTCAGGGGGTACGAAGTGCTTGTTAGATTTTTTCGAGCATGGCTTTGCAGCAGGGTCAAGCGATACGGGAAAGCACTGCTGGATGATTCGTTCCTCCATTTCTGGGTATATCGATATGGAAGTCGATGCTTTTGCATTGGAACAGTTACGGCAAAATCTTGTAGTTAAGGAAGTGTTTTCGATTACTGAAGCAGTCGAGCAGACGCGCAATTTTGTTGCTGTGACTCAACAACAAGAAATACAGCCTTGGGGTGTGCCTTTAGAATTTCCTATAGAGAGTGTAGTTCCTACAGTTTTACCTGGGACTCGTTACGGACATCGAATTGAAGGAAAAACAATTGCTGAAACTTGGGTGAAAATTATTCACCGAATCAAAACAACAGGAACAATTCGACCTACTGGCTACGATGGGCAATGGCAGGAATTGATCGATCTGATGGCAATTGTCACCGACGAACCAGAGGGTTTCTATTTTCCCGAACCAAATTATCTACCATGCGATCGCGCTTTTATTCAAGAATATCTTTCGCAGATTTTAGACGACCAGCCCTATAGAGAAGGGGTGAAATATACTTACGGTCAAAGATTGCGATCGCATTTTGGTCGAGATCAAGTCGAGCAGGTGATTCAAAAGCTGATTGGAGAGATCGATGCTGCTAGTGCCGTCATGACACTATGGGATGTGAAAGACCATGAAAAAGGTGGTAGCCCATGTTTAAATCATATTTGGGTGAGAGTTGTCGAGCAAGAAATATCATTAACAGCGACGTTACGCAGTAACGATATGTTCTCGGCATGGGCTGCAAACGCTATGGGATTGAGAGCATTACAACAGCATATTCGAGATGAAATTGCCGCTCGTTCTAGTTACGATTTACGCATGGGACCGCTGATTACAATGAGCCAATCAGCCCACATATATGACGATACTTGGGAAAACGTAGATCGACTGATTAAGCAGCAGTATGCGGTAATTTCTAAACAATTAGACTACAACGATCCATGTGGAAACTTCCTAATTGAAGTTACAGATGGTGAGATAGTTGTTACCCAAACAACACCTGGTAACGGTGAGGTTGTTGCTTGCTATTCTGGAAAAAATCCCTTGAAGCTCTTAAGAGAAATTTGTGCTGCTTCTCCTTCTATTCGTCCAGATCACTCTGGATATTTAGGAATGGAGTTGCAAAAGGCATCCGAGTGTTTGAAAACAGGAAAGTTATATAACCAGGACGGAAAATGA
- a CDS encoding tocopherol cyclase family protein — MVSIPKNFSFSTQTPSTQTPHSGYHWDGSDRRFFEGWYYRVTLPTGETFAFMYSIEDPIGGKTHSGGAAQILGPDDKYLWRTYPDVKRFWASPTQLALGHWGQTDLETQAKWLSPDEFDRHIQQGYQATATWNQGIIRDPANNGDCRWQYEIQPIYGWGDRGRIQQSTAGWLSSLQIFEPGWQILMAHGLATGWIDWYGKRYEFTNAPAYSEKNWGGAFPQRWFWLNCNSFDDEPDLALTAGGGRRGVLWWMESVAMVGLHYRGKFYEFVPWNSEVTWNIQPWGCWQMQARNADYEVVLTGTTDLPGTPLRAPTQNGLVFCCKDTMRGQVSLQLYSCRGGKKSILEATSSVCGLEIGGNPWDSAWQQ; from the coding sequence ATGGTTAGTATTCCCAAAAATTTTTCTTTCTCAACACAAACTCCCTCAACACAAACTCCTCATAGTGGTTATCACTGGGATGGTAGCGATCGCCGTTTTTTTGAAGGCTGGTACTATCGCGTTACCTTGCCTACTGGCGAAACCTTCGCTTTCATGTACTCCATCGAAGACCCTATCGGTGGTAAAACCCATAGTGGCGGCGCAGCCCAGATTCTCGGTCCCGACGATAAATATTTATGGCGGACTTATCCCGATGTAAAACGCTTTTGGGCGAGTCCGACTCAACTTGCTTTAGGACATTGGGGACAAACAGACTTAGAGACTCAAGCAAAATGGCTTTCTCCTGACGAATTCGATCGCCACATCCAACAGGGTTATCAAGCAACTGCGACTTGGAACCAAGGCATTATCCGCGATCCCGCCAATAATGGTGATTGCCGCTGGCAGTACGAGATCCAACCGATTTATGGATGGGGCGATCGCGGTAGAATACAGCAATCTACGGCTGGTTGGCTGTCTTCGTTACAAATATTTGAACCTGGCTGGCAAATCTTGATGGCGCACGGTTTAGCTACGGGTTGGATCGATTGGTACGGCAAGCGCTACGAGTTTACCAACGCCCCAGCCTATAGCGAAAAGAATTGGGGCGGTGCTTTTCCCCAAAGATGGTTTTGGCTGAATTGCAATAGTTTTGACGACGAACCCGACTTAGCTTTAACTGCTGGCGGTGGTAGGCGTGGGGTGTTGTGGTGGATGGAATCTGTAGCAATGGTAGGCTTGCATTATCGGGGTAAATTTTACGAATTCGTCCCTTGGAACTCCGAGGTAACATGGAACATCCAGCCCTGGGGTTGCTGGCAAATGCAGGCGAGAAATGCTGACTACGAAGTTGTTTTAACGGGGACGACAGATTTACCTGGCACTCCCCTACGTGCGCCCACCCAGAACGGGCTAGTTTTCTGCTGTAAGGATACGATGCGCGGGCAAGTGAGTTTACAACTCTATTCTTGTCGTGGTGGCAAGAAATCGATCCTGGAGGCTACAAGTTCAGTCTGTGGCTTAGAAATCGGTGGTAACCCGTGGGATAGTGCGTGGCAGCAATGA
- a CDS encoding DnaJ domain-containing protein, translating to MSQVETYYQILGLKPGATAAEVKHAYRTLAKTWHPDLFPDRSQLKQQAEEEIKKINEAYQQLKWQQPHASRVATVTGTYSTYKSCAETYFKRGMENARRGRYIVAIEDFTQAIRLQPNFAAAYKYRGLACARLGYKHRADSDFKIALELEPKPKTPKPSPTASPQTRWKCVNTLIGHTNWVFAVAISPGGQTLVSASADTTIKIWDLATGKLLKTLIGHTAWVRSIAISPDGKWLISGSDDRTIKIWRLDTGELLHTLIGHSDPVWSIAIAPDGTKLASHGKNKTIHFWDLTTGQRLDTRVGQANSAYSVAFSPDGQTLAIGSCNKTIEIWHLGMEQLLHVLKGHSSWVNSISYSPDGQFLTSASYDKTIKLWRLGTAKPFSAVTWHHSYVGFVVFSPDGQTLASRGDNTIKLWYPSTGKQLCSLQGHTDWVNGVAFNSQGNVLASCSRDMTIKIWQLD from the coding sequence ATGAGTCAAGTCGAAACCTATTACCAAATACTAGGACTAAAACCTGGTGCAACTGCTGCTGAGGTGAAGCACGCCTATCGTACCTTGGCAAAAACTTGGCATCCCGATTTATTTCCCGATCGCTCCCAATTAAAGCAGCAAGCCGAAGAAGAAATCAAAAAAATTAACGAGGCGTACCAGCAACTCAAATGGCAACAGCCACACGCGAGTAGAGTAGCTACGGTTACAGGAACTTACTCAACCTACAAATCTTGCGCCGAGACTTATTTTAAGCGAGGAATGGAGAACGCGAGACGAGGTAGATATATTGTGGCGATCGAGGATTTTACGCAAGCGATTCGTCTCCAACCTAACTTTGCAGCTGCTTATAAATATCGCGGACTCGCCTGCGCCCGACTGGGATACAAACATCGGGCAGACTCTGATTTTAAAATTGCCCTAGAACTGGAACCAAAACCCAAAACACCTAAGCCATCGCCTACAGCATCGCCTCAGACTCGCTGGAAATGCGTCAACACCCTCATTGGACATACGAACTGGGTATTTGCCGTGGCGATTAGTCCAGGCGGACAAACTCTAGTCAGTGCTAGTGCGGATACAACAATTAAAATTTGGGATTTAGCGACAGGAAAATTATTAAAGACTCTGATCGGACATACAGCATGGGTACGATCTATTGCTATCAGTCCCGATGGCAAATGGTTAATTAGCGGTAGCGACGATCGCACGATTAAGATTTGGCGGCTAGATACGGGAGAATTACTACATACATTAATCGGACATTCCGATCCAGTTTGGTCGATTGCGATCGCGCCTGATGGGACAAAGTTGGCTAGTCATGGTAAAAACAAGACAATTCACTTTTGGGATTTAACCACAGGACAAAGATTAGATACTCGCGTCGGTCAAGCAAACTCAGCCTATTCTGTTGCTTTCAGTCCTGACGGTCAAACTTTAGCGATCGGCAGTTGTAATAAAACCATTGAGATTTGGCATTTAGGCATGGAACAACTGCTGCACGTCCTTAAAGGACATTCAAGTTGGGTGAATTCGATTTCCTACAGTCCTGACGGGCAGTTTTTGACCAGTGCTAGCTATGACAAGACGATTAAGTTATGGCGATTGGGTACGGCTAAACCTTTTTCTGCTGTGACGTGGCATCACAGTTATGTAGGATTTGTGGTATTCAGTCCCGACGGGCAGACTTTAGCGAGCCGAGGAGATAATACGATTAAGTTATGGTATCCCAGTACGGGAAAACAATTATGTTCGCTTCAGGGACATACCGATTGGGTGAATGGGGTTGCTTTCAATTCGCAAGGGAACGTACTAGCTAGTTGCAGTCGGGATATGACAATTAAAATTTGGCAGTTGGACTAA
- a CDS encoding methyltransferase family protein, with protein MTITTVSAYLLIACYFVMERSLRKGEQALKLKPGLADAGSSQVLWSSGTIGILLVITAPILNTYEVGYWSHANVGWLGLTLMLGGLAMRYWAAKTLGEFYTRTLQVIEGQKIVNQAPYNVIRHPGYLGTLLMEIGAGLAVTNWVVLIAIVVIGITSRAYRIGVEEKMLEASFGEEYKIYADKTWKLVPFLY; from the coding sequence ATGACAATTACAACTGTCTCGGCATACCTCTTGATTGCTTGCTACTTTGTGATGGAGCGTTCGTTGAGAAAAGGTGAACAGGCACTCAAGCTCAAACCAGGACTAGCTGATGCAGGCAGTTCTCAAGTGCTGTGGAGCAGTGGCACGATCGGTATTTTGCTGGTCATTACTGCGCCTATCTTAAATACTTATGAAGTCGGATACTGGAGCCATGCAAATGTTGGCTGGCTGGGATTAACACTGATGCTTGGTGGATTAGCAATGCGATATTGGGCTGCTAAAACGCTGGGTGAGTTTTATACAAGGACATTACAGGTTATCGAAGGGCAGAAAATTGTAAATCAAGCTCCGTACAACGTTATTCGCCATCCTGGATATCTTGGAACATTACTGATGGAGATAGGCGCGGGATTAGCCGTTACGAATTGGGTTGTGTTGATAGCTATTGTAGTTATCGGAATTACGTCCCGAGCTTACCGAATTGGTGTAGAAGAGAAGATGCTAGAAGCAAGTTTTGGAGAAGAATACAAGATATATGCAGACAAAACTTGGAAATTAGTTCCGTTTCTGTATTAA
- a CDS encoding AzlD domain-containing protein, which translates to MHVWWIILLAGLGTFLMRSVGIWVRTRLQAGWLDKVGFAVILVMATSSVADLGQSTVEIWGAIAASIVVVVASIYKLPLLLRIAFGCLVFGAIASLRL; encoded by the coding sequence ATGCATGTTTGGTGGATTATTTTATTGGCTGGTTTGGGGACTTTCTTGATGCGGAGTGTCGGTATTTGGGTAAGGACACGGCTGCAAGCGGGTTGGTTGGATAAAGTTGGTTTTGCGGTAATTTTAGTAATGGCTACTAGTAGCGTAGCCGATCTAGGACAGTCAACTGTAGAAATTTGGGGGGCGATCGCTGCAAGTATAGTTGTTGTAGTTGCGAGTATTTATAAGCTACCGCTTCTCCTACGTATCGCCTTTGGTTGTCTTGTCTTTGGCGCGATCGCTAGCCTACGATTGTAG
- a CDS encoding GNAT family N-acetyltransferase, with the protein MKQNCSKKCRDVAGNVSTFLVFIRKPTEADCQELLSFHQRSKEFHFPWAFPPLNEQECKNYINRCQNENFEGLLICHLTDRKIIGVANFSQIFYRAFQNAYLGNYVDVDFAGQGLMLEGVHLAID; encoded by the coding sequence TTGAAACAAAATTGCTCCAAGAAATGTAGAGACGTTGCAGGCAACGTCTCTACATTTCTTGTTTTTATTAGAAAACCAACTGAAGCAGATTGTCAAGAATTGCTATCCTTTCACCAAAGAAGCAAGGAGTTTCATTTCCCTTGGGCTTTTCCTCCACTTAATGAGCAGGAGTGTAAAAACTATATTAATCGTTGCCAAAATGAAAACTTTGAAGGTTTACTGATTTGCCATTTAACCGACCGTAAAATTATTGGAGTAGCAAATTTCAGTCAAATCTTCTATCGAGCATTTCAAAATGCTTATCTTGGTAATTATGTTGATGTAGATTTTGCAGGTCAGGGATTGATGTTAGAGGGCGTACATTTAGCGATTGATTAG